In a genomic window of Pelotomaculum thermopropionicum SI:
- a CDS encoding hypothetical protein (containing HDc, Metal dependent phosphohydrolases with conserved 'HD' motif.), whose protein sequence is MKLRDASLERHSRRVAKIAIAIADKMVMSNKEQDYIYLAGLLHDVGKLGMKDSYLLKPGKLSLEEWLEIKKHPVISYNLLKAIPGMHYVSLIALYHHERYDGNGYPRGLMGNSIPKGARILAVADAFEAMTADRVYRPKLDCRAAVAELRRCSGSQFDPVIVSAFCRALSEINFLDPNVKL, encoded by the coding sequence ATGAAATTGCGTGATGCATCTTTAGAACGGCATTCGCGTAGGGTAGCCAAAATAGCGATAGCTATTGCTGATAAAATGGTCATGTCAAACAAAGAGCAAGATTACATCTATCTGGCTGGTTTGCTTCACGATGTAGGAAAGCTGGGAATGAAAGATTCGTATTTATTAAAACCAGGTAAATTAAGTTTAGAAGAGTGGCTTGAAATAAAAAAACATCCAGTTATTAGCTATAACTTGCTTAAGGCAATACCTGGCATGCATTACGTAAGTTTGATAGCGCTTTATCACCATGAACGCTATGATGGGAATGGTTATCCAAGAGGTTTAATGGGAAACAGTATACCAAAAGGAGCGCGCATATTGGCAGTAGCAGATGCTTTTGAAGCAATGACTGCGGATCGTGTATACCGGCCAAAATTAGACTGCCGGGCTGCTGTTGCAGAGTTGAGGCGTTGTTCCGGCAGCCAATTCGACCCTGTAATTGTTTCTGCATTTTGCCGGGCGCTGTCTGAAATAAATTTTTTGGATCCTAATGTGAAATTATGA
- a CDS encoding predicted nucleic acid-binding protein (contains PIN domain), with amino-acid sequence MKRIFVDTSAWVAVTNRCDQYHEAAGTFYKGIFKDHELLTTNLVVAETYILLRLDCGLEVALGWWERIASSLKVKIIYADPDLTAEAITILRRYNDQTFSFTDAISFALMKKMKITDAFAFDVHFTTAGFIQLPQ; translated from the coding sequence TTGAAACGAATATTCGTGGATACTTCCGCCTGGGTAGCGGTGACCAACCGCTGCGATCAGTATCATGAAGCAGCCGGTACTTTTTATAAGGGAATTTTTAAAGATCATGAACTTCTGACCACCAATCTGGTAGTGGCCGAGACATATATTTTATTAAGGCTGGATTGTGGTCTGGAGGTTGCCTTGGGCTGGTGGGAACGAATTGCTTCTTCACTAAAGGTTAAAATCATTTATGCCGATCCGGATCTCACTGCAGAGGCAATTACAATCTTACGCAGATATAACGATCAAACATTTTCCTTTACCGATGCCATTTCTTTTGCTTTAATGAAAAAAATGAAAATTACAGACGCCTTCGCTTTCGATGTTCATTTCACTACTGCTGGATTTATTCAGTTACCCCAATAG